Proteins from a single region of Pseudopedobacter saltans DSM 12145:
- a CDS encoding GumC family protein codes for MAGTDKRVKQEINYAKFFNIILSRWYWVTLTLLLSLGAAYAYLWYTPKIYSTSAFLKFEEKQPNLSNSVSLAPLTRTYTNKILSESWTFKSRKVIQEAVSLIDWQVSYFLKGKIRITDLYPNKPFTVHILKQDSSFYNQAIDITPLEKGFRLEYANHKKDYAFGSPINIPGISFYIEAKDKLSTVATYQIKFNYPSEFYGRMGANLNISETAKYSNIASVSKTDENPYFAADALNAIIKVYLSQDLQNKSQSAKQIIEFIDTQLDQLSSSVRLSGEKLQNFKQSNNFLDLSSSASTALAEVTKLETAMRTADIQLLQLEQLQKQFLKNNQTISLNFNLDGTVDPMLSNLLNQWNTLVQERISLVGTYKENAKPIIDIDSKLDIIRSAAEENIKSSINRIKQFKNFNQAELNKAYTSLQSMPSQERQLFGLQRDYNINDKIYSFLSEKKLEAQISKASIMPDASSIDPAIPNFAPVSPVANAVWRFAFVIGILSGVGLIFLARALNPYIYDKETIESISNTPIIGIIRHFPVKVDENNTQILTALKPKSVFAESVRSVRTNLSFIASEKSSKVIFVSSEIAGEGKSFVTINLASSLALIDKKVIIIAADLRRSKVHHTFDIKSKAGLSTYLAHKNNLDDIIHHTQQENMDLIVAGQNPPNPSELMYSPRLLEMIEELKKRYDYILFDTAPIGLVSDALPLIQYSDINLFVIRTGVSKLSAAEIPDRINNEHELKNTYIILNDYRPEVLYSTYYNTKYNDNYAGYYYANNTGYDYGYYTDEMKKKSWWKFWDK; via the coding sequence ATGGCCGGTACCGATAAACGTGTGAAACAAGAGATTAACTACGCTAAATTCTTTAATATTATATTAAGCAGATGGTATTGGGTAACCCTTACCCTGTTACTTTCTTTGGGTGCAGCTTATGCCTATTTATGGTATACCCCAAAAATCTATAGTACCTCTGCTTTTCTTAAATTCGAAGAAAAACAGCCTAACCTGAGTAATTCCGTAAGTTTAGCTCCGCTCACACGCACTTATACTAATAAAATATTATCAGAAAGCTGGACCTTCAAAAGTAGAAAAGTAATACAGGAAGCTGTTAGCCTGATTGACTGGCAGGTGAGCTATTTTCTAAAGGGAAAAATCAGAATTACCGATCTGTATCCAAACAAACCTTTTACAGTACATATCCTCAAGCAGGATTCTTCTTTTTATAACCAGGCTATAGATATTACGCCTTTAGAGAAAGGATTCCGACTGGAATATGCCAATCACAAAAAAGATTATGCATTTGGCAGCCCTATCAATATACCAGGTATCAGCTTCTATATCGAAGCTAAAGACAAGCTATCTACTGTAGCCACTTACCAGATCAAGTTCAACTATCCTTCTGAATTTTATGGCAGGATGGGCGCCAATCTCAACATTTCGGAGACAGCGAAATACTCTAATATAGCCAGCGTATCTAAAACAGATGAAAACCCCTATTTTGCTGCTGATGCATTAAATGCTATTATTAAAGTTTACCTGTCTCAGGATCTGCAGAATAAATCCCAGTCTGCCAAACAGATTATCGAATTTATTGATACCCAGCTAGATCAGCTATCCAGCTCTGTACGACTATCTGGGGAGAAATTACAAAACTTCAAACAGTCTAATAATTTTCTGGATTTAAGTTCGAGTGCGTCCACTGCACTAGCCGAAGTTACTAAGCTAGAAACGGCGATGCGCACCGCAGACATCCAGCTTTTACAACTGGAGCAATTGCAAAAGCAGTTTTTGAAGAATAATCAAACCATCAGCTTAAATTTTAACCTGGATGGCACCGTAGATCCTATGCTCAGCAACCTGCTAAACCAATGGAATACTTTAGTACAGGAACGTATCTCGTTAGTAGGAACATATAAAGAAAATGCCAAACCTATAATAGATATTGACAGCAAGCTGGATATCATCAGATCTGCTGCAGAGGAGAATATCAAGTCGAGTATTAACCGGATTAAACAGTTCAAAAACTTTAATCAGGCCGAACTAAATAAAGCTTATACCTCTTTGCAAAGCATGCCCTCACAGGAAAGGCAACTGTTTGGCCTGCAAAGAGATTATAATATCAACGACAAGATCTATAGCTTTTTGTCGGAAAAAAAACTAGAAGCACAGATTAGCAAAGCTTCCATTATGCCTGATGCCAGCTCTATAGATCCTGCTATACCTAATTTTGCTCCGGTATCTCCTGTTGCCAATGCTGTATGGCGTTTTGCTTTTGTTATTGGCATTCTGTCTGGCGTAGGCTTAATCTTTTTAGCGAGAGCACTCAATCCTTATATTTACGATAAGGAGACTATCGAAAGTATCAGTAATACTCCTATCATTGGAATTATCCGTCATTTCCCGGTAAAGGTAGATGAAAACAACACCCAAATTTTAACTGCTTTAAAACCTAAGTCTGTTTTTGCGGAATCGGTACGTTCGGTAAGAACTAACTTAAGTTTTATCGCCAGCGAGAAATCCAGCAAGGTCATTTTTGTTTCTTCGGAAATCGCAGGTGAAGGTAAATCTTTTGTTACCATCAACCTGGCCAGCAGTCTGGCATTGATCGATAAAAAAGTGATTATTATAGCAGCGGACTTACGTCGTTCTAAAGTGCATCATACTTTCGATATTAAGAGTAAGGCGGGCCTGAGTACCTATCTGGCGCATAAAAACAATCTGGATGATATTATCCATCACACTCAACAGGAAAATATGGATTTAATTGTTGCGGGGCAAAATCCGCCTAATCCATCGGAGCTGATGTATTCGCCCAGATTATTGGAAATGATTGAAGAATTGAAAAAGAGATATGATTATATTCTCTTCGATACGGCACCTATAGGCCTGGTTTCCGATGCTTTACCACTTATTCAATATTCCGATATTAATCTATTTGTCATCCGTACCGGTGTTTCCAAACTTTCTGCTGCAGAAATTCCTGACCGTATCAATAATGAACATGAGTTAAAAAATACTTATATAATTCTGAACGACTACCGTCCGGAAGTGCTTTATTCAACATATTACAATACTAAATACAATGATAACTACGCCGGTTACTATTATGCAAACAATACCGGTTATGACTATGGGTATTATACGGATGAAATGAAGAAAAAGTCCTGGTGGAAGTTTTGGGATAAATAG
- a CDS encoding polysaccharide biosynthesis/export family protein, with amino-acid sequence MFNYCKTLLLFSFVVFTLSSCSSRRNILFNTVNEKSIPDLPVYTVQEGSTESNTKEQIIQPGDLLSIRNLQNEALISGLGGQNLQTMSHTNSIGYRVEADGTVLLPVIGKVKLGGMDRLQAQEELNRLYQTQLLNAPIITLQISNLTVTFLGEFGRQGNFILQKDQVHLVQMLGEAGGLNTRANKRKVKIIRGDLKHPEVLIANLEDINSLSDPRLMLRNNDVVYAEPRGAFQTLDRLGPTTSLLGIGLSILNIYLLISNLSK; translated from the coding sequence ATGTTTAATTATTGTAAAACACTACTATTATTTAGTTTTGTAGTCTTTACCCTAAGTTCCTGTTCTTCGAGAAGGAATATTCTATTTAATACGGTTAATGAAAAAAGCATCCCTGATTTGCCTGTATATACTGTACAAGAAGGCTCTACAGAGTCAAACACAAAAGAACAGATTATACAACCCGGCGATTTATTAAGTATACGCAACTTGCAGAATGAAGCATTAATATCCGGCCTGGGTGGACAGAATCTGCAAACGATGAGCCATACCAACAGCATAGGATATCGTGTAGAAGCAGATGGTACTGTTTTACTTCCAGTTATTGGCAAAGTGAAATTGGGTGGCATGGACCGTTTACAGGCACAGGAGGAATTAAACCGACTTTATCAGACTCAATTGCTAAATGCTCCTATTATCACCCTGCAGATCAGCAACCTGACGGTTACTTTCCTGGGGGAATTTGGCAGACAAGGTAATTTTATCTTACAAAAAGACCAGGTACACCTGGTACAGATGCTGGGCGAAGCGGGCGGATTGAATACACGCGCTAACAAAAGGAAAGTTAAAATTATACGTGGTGATCTAAAACATCCTGAAGTGTTAATTGCCAATCTGGAAGATATCAATAGCCTCTCTGACCCCAGGTTAATGCTTAGAAACAATGACGTTGTTTATGCGGAACCCCGCGGCGCATTCCAGACTTTAGACCGCTTAGGTCCTACCACTTCGCTATTGGGGATAGGGTTAAGCATATTAAATATTTATCTGTTAATCTCCAATTTAAGCAAATAA
- a CDS encoding glycosyltransferase family 4 protein: MTKKVLFLTLKTFSFTGGIEKACRTLISALKSIPEVQLQVWSMYDDTAQVDPKYITSPQFKGFNNKKLHFAKKIFTQSSYFDTVVLSHINLLLFGLIIKWLAPKTKIILWAHGIEVWRAIPKWKKNFIQRSCGIWAVSTFTKNELIRLHQLNESQIQVVNNSLDPFFTVDKPLQKPDYLLERYGIGKEQKVFFTLTRLSHTEHQKNYDTIISCIEKLKTIYPDIIYLIGGKADTVEQERLSQLIASKDLTAQVKLIGFVPNSELEDHYLLADYFVLPSQKEGFGIVFIEATANGCNVLAGNQDGSVDALRNGELGILVNPNDPKEIYTGLERMMLHPIDKDKQRELTLKHFSFESYEKRIEELLLGEEILYDTSY, encoded by the coding sequence TTGACTAAGAAAGTCCTATTTCTTACTTTAAAGACTTTTAGTTTTACCGGAGGTATTGAAAAAGCCTGCCGTACACTTATCAGTGCGTTAAAATCCATACCTGAAGTCCAGCTACAAGTTTGGTCTATGTATGATGATACAGCTCAGGTGGATCCTAAATATATTACTTCTCCCCAATTCAAAGGTTTCAATAATAAAAAGCTACATTTTGCCAAAAAAATATTTACACAATCATCCTATTTCGATACGGTAGTTTTAAGCCATATCAATCTGTTGTTATTTGGGTTGATAATAAAGTGGCTTGCCCCAAAAACAAAAATCATTCTTTGGGCACACGGTATTGAAGTATGGCGAGCAATTCCTAAATGGAAGAAGAACTTTATACAGAGAAGTTGTGGGATATGGGCAGTTAGTACGTTTACAAAAAATGAATTGATCAGGCTTCACCAACTTAATGAATCTCAAATACAGGTGGTAAATAATTCATTAGATCCCTTTTTCACAGTTGACAAACCTTTACAAAAGCCTGATTATCTATTGGAGCGATATGGCATCGGAAAAGAACAAAAGGTCTTTTTCACATTGACCAGGTTATCGCATACAGAACACCAAAAGAATTACGATACTATTATTTCCTGTATTGAAAAGTTGAAGACCATTTATCCTGATATTATTTATCTTATTGGTGGTAAAGCGGACACAGTAGAACAGGAAAGACTAAGTCAGCTGATTGCGTCAAAAGATCTGACAGCACAAGTCAAATTAATTGGTTTTGTTCCAAACAGCGAATTAGAAGACCATTATTTACTCGCTGATTATTTTGTCTTACCGAGTCAAAAAGAAGGCTTCGGCATTGTATTTATAGAAGCTACTGCAAATGGTTGTAATGTATTGGCCGGCAATCAGGATGGCAGTGTGGATGCGCTAAGAAATGGAGAATTAGGCATATTAGTTAATCCGAACGACCCAAAAGAAATTTATACAGGTTTAGAGCGAATGATGCTGCATCCAATTGATAAGGACAAACAACGGGAATTGACTCTGAAGCATTTTTCGTTTGAGAGCTATGAAAAACGGATTGAGGAGTTGTTGTTGGGAGAGGAAATCCTTTATGATACATCATACTGA